One window from the genome of Leptospira ryugenii encodes:
- a CDS encoding inorganic pyrophosphatase, which produces MKPNYYVAHPWHGIELGPKAPDEIDVFIELTPQDPVKYEIDKASGFIRVDRPQKYSNRSPTLYGFIPRTYSGEASGKHCSDVVGRPNIEGDGDPIDICVLSASPINHGNTILSVIPIGGLRMIDKGEADDKIIAVLKGDEVFGLMKEIGDVPEAMIKKLQHYFLTYKLDPNSPTSGTVEITEVYGKEEALRVIQFGIEDYIKKFVTV; this is translated from the coding sequence ATGAAGCCAAATTACTATGTAGCACATCCGTGGCACGGGATTGAATTGGGGCCAAAGGCACCAGATGAAATCGATGTATTTATCGAACTCACTCCACAGGATCCTGTTAAATATGAAATCGACAAAGCATCTGGCTTTATCCGTGTGGACCGACCTCAAAAATATAGCAACCGTTCACCGACTCTGTACGGTTTTATTCCTCGTACTTATTCTGGTGAGGCATCTGGAAAACATTGTTCGGATGTAGTTGGCCGACCGAATATAGAAGGTGATGGAGACCCTATTGATATTTGCGTCCTTAGCGCAAGCCCTATCAATCATGGGAACACTATACTTTCCGTAATCCCTATTGGTGGGTTACGTATGATTGATAAGGGTGAGGCTGACGACAAAATCATTGCAGTTTTAAAAGGTGACGAAGTGTTCGGATTGATGAAGGAAATCGGCGATGTCCCAGAGGCAATGATCAAAAAACTACAACACTACTTCCTCACCTATAAACTCGATCCAAATTCTCCTACGTCTGGAACTGTAGAAATTACGGAGGTGTATGGTAAAGAAGAGGCTCTTCGGGTGATTCAGTTTGGCATTGAAGATTATATAAAGAAGTTTGTTACGGTATGA